The Vibrio syngnathi DNA window CTTCGCAAGCAGTAGAAGAACTTGATGCTAATGCAGCGCAGATCGATGAAGTAGTCGCAACCATCAATGGTATCTCTGAACAAACTAACCTGTTAGCACTAAACGCTGCGATTGAAGCTGCTCGAGCTGGAGAGCAAGGCCGTGGTTTTGCAGTTGTTGCCGATGAAGTTCGCGCCCTTGCCGGACGAACTCAACAAGCGACAGTTGAAATTCAGAGCATGATAGAATCATTACAACGTAACAGCCAGTCGTTAACAAAACTGATGGAAGTGACAGTAAACAATGCCAATGAAGGCCAAACACTGATGTCGGAAGTGAACGTTGAGATCGGTTCTTTAGCTGAGAAAAACCAGTCTATTTCTGATAGTAGTACGCAAATTGCTACTGCTGCAGAAGAGCAAGGTGTCGTTGCGGATAATATTGCACAAAGTGTTGAAGAGATTCGTCATCAATCAGACGGCATCTGCGAGATGATCAGTAAGAGCAACTCTAACGTTGACCAACTTCGTAAGCAGAGCGATACAATGGAAGGTTTGCTGATAGGTCTTAAGGCTTAATACTGACATCTAATCACCACCTAATGATTGTTCAATACAAGGGCTGCTTTTGCAGCCCTTTCTTATTTGCTTTTCCCTTGTACTTCCCCGACAATACCCCTCCTTCAAATTCAACAAACAGAGTAAATTATGACTCCTTCAATTCATCTAGCTAAGGGCCGTGACAAATCACTACGCCGCAAACACCCATGGGTATTTTCACGCGGTATCGATAAAGTCGAAGGCGAGCCACAATCAGGTGAAACTGTAGACGTATACGCTCAAAATGGTCAGTGGCTCGCAAAAGCGGCTTACTCGCCGGAATCTCAAATTCGAGCTCGTGTTTGGACATTTGAAAAAAAAGAAATTAACAAAGCGTTCTTCGTAAAACGAATTCAAGACGCGCAATCACTGCGTGAAGACATCATTGAGCGTGATGGTTTAACTGGCTACCGTCTTACCGCTGCAGAGTCTGATGGACTGCCAGGTATCACTATCGACAAATATCAAGACTTCTTAGTTTGCCAACTACTAAGTGCGGGCGCTGAATTCAATAAGAGCGTATTGGTTGAAGCTTTAATCGAATGCTTCCCAGACTGTAATATTTACGAGCGTTCTGACGTAGCGGTCCGTAAAAAAGAAGGCCTAGAACAAGTTGTTGGCGTACTTCACGGTGAAGAGCCACCTAAGTCAGTGGTTATTGAAGAGAACGGCGTCAAAATCAGCGTAAACATCATGGAAGGTCACAAAACTGGCTTCTACATGGACCAACGTGACAGCCGCAAAGAATCGATGAAGTATGTTAAAGGCAAAGATGTCCTTAACTGTTTCTCTTACACTGGCGGTTTCGGCCTATACGCCCTAAAAGGTGATGCTAAGCGTGTAATCAACGCAGACGTTTCGCAGTTGGCTCTTGATACAGCTAAATTCAACGCTGAACTCAATGAATTTGATATCTCGAAAAAACGTGCGGTATTCTTAAACGCTGATGTATTCAAACTGCTTCGTGAATACCGAGACCAAGGCACTAAGTTTGACGTTGTGATCATGGACCCACCAAAGTTCGTTTCAAGCAAAAACAACCTAACGTCAGGCGCAAACGGCTACAAAGACGTGAACATGCTTGCAATGCAAATCCTAAACCCTGGTGGCACTCTACTCACCTACTCTTGCTCTGGCTTGATGGGCACTGATTTATTCCAAAAAATCATCGCTGACGCAGCTCTAGATGCTGGAAGAACCGTTAAATTTGTCGAGCGCTTCGAGCAAGCAGCCGATCACCTTACAGACACCGCATACCCAGAAGGCTTCTACCTAAAAGGTTTTGCCTGTAAAGTGTTGTAACCGTAGCGTGTTGCAACCTCAATGTAAGGTCTTCTTAAGCACGATGACTTTACTAAATTAAGATATAAAAAAAGGGCCTTTCGGCCCTTTTTGTTTAGTTGTCGTAGATTTTCAATATATCGTTTAATAGTCCACTCACATCTGAGATGGAACCGTTTGAGATATAACTATCAAATTGTTCAGCGCTATCTTGCAATATGATCTCCTGAGTTTTTCCACCATCTGTCACAGTCAACTTAAGATCTGCCGTTGACATATTGTCACCACCTTCGAGAGAAATACCAATCTTACTGCTTTGAAGTAGGCTATTAATGCTGTCAGAAGAGTCTGTATGAAGTAGATCGGAAATATCTATTTTATCAGCACCCTTAGTAAAGTCTGTAATTGTGTCTTTCTCACCATTACGGACACCAGAACCTTGATCGACAAACTTGAAGATATCATCATCACTACCGCCGGTTAAAATATCGTTACCAATACCACCGATAAGAATATCATCGCCAGCTCCGCCTTTAAGTGTATCGTGACCCGTGCCGCCTCGAAGGCCATCGGTACCTTCACCGCCGTCAATGACGTCATCGCCTGACCCGCCAAATATAACGTCTGAGCCACCTTCTCCGTAGATATAGTCACTACCGCCGCCACCATGAGCAACATCCAAGTTTGCTGTACTGTTATTAGTAGCAGCAATCTCACTATCTTCACCTTGGTTAGGGTTAAGTATTACGTTCGAATCGCGACCTTGAGTGAAAACATCTTTAATATAAGTGTTTATCGCATCTTGGTTAGACGCTTGCCCAGTATTTTGGTCCAAGACAGCATGACTATCACCAAGATAAATCACATCATCGCCCTGGCCAGTCCAAACAGCATCGCCAGCATCACCAACATTGATTGAAACACCTTTATTGATATCAACATTGTCTACAATCTTGTTGTAACCTGCTTGTCCATTGGTTACTGCAGGTGATCCTATCCAACTCAAATTATCATGAAGAACTTTAACAGAATCGATCATCTTGCCTGTAGACGACACATCTACGCTGCCTTTTGAACCCATAACATCAAATGAAATATGACTGCTACTTGTATCACCATCACCATCTTTCAATGTGTAATCGAAGTCTACGGTTTCAGGTCTAGCTTGTGGTTTGCCACCAAATTTGTACGAACCCGTATCCATATCGATACTCAAAGTGTACTTGCCATCGACCGTAACTTTTAACTCGTTTGTTGATTCATTTTTGGTAAAGCTGATCTTAGAGTTCTGCCCGATAGAACGAATAGTTGTGCCATCAAAATTGAACGTGACTCCATCAATAACTAACTGGCTAACATAACCACCATCAGCGCCAAAGCCACCATCTTGAGTTAAATGGCCGGACACTGTTTTAATGATAGATTGAGTAAGCACATCAGATAATCCATTTGCATCTTTAATAATAATTGCATCAGTATCTGCTCCTGACGAACTTCCTTTCGTGCCATCATAAGACACTCTATCAATTTGTCCGGAGTCGTTTAGGCTACCACTACTATTGATACCTATAGATTGGGATGTAATACCGTTAGATATAAGGTGATTAGCCCATTTTGTTTCTTCATTATCACTAATTGTTGCATCGTCGTGCCCATCTTGAGGCTTACCATCTGAGATGAAATAGCTGACATTATTTGCATTGTCTAGTTGCAAGTGTTCATCATGGTCCCAAGATTGACGAGCTTTTTTAACCGCATCATCATAATCGGTACCACCACCTGCAGTCAGTCTATTAACTAAATATTTAGCCTCAGATACTGTCATCCAAGCGCGACCATTAAACTCTAAACGAGTCGATCTACTATTGAAATCTATTAACTGGACTCTTACATCACCCATATCATGATACTGATCGAGCATCTTAGATACAGCAGCCTTCATAATAGCAAGTTTACCGTTAGAACTATTACTCATAGAACCCGATGTATCAAGAATCAGCTGAACGTTAGTATTTGACTTAGTTTCAGGCGAAACAGAGATGTCTATATTTTTCGCAACAGGTTGATCATCTTCTATCGAGACCGATATCTGCCCACCAGTGCTTGTCAGACCCGACGTGTCTTTAGCTATTACAGGAATCTGAAGAACTAGACTATCTTCACCGTTAACGTTCGTATGATCAACTGGCCCTTTTAAATGAATCTCGTAATGTCCGTCACTAGTCAACGTCGCTTCAATCACATTCTGTCCATTAGCCGAACCAACCAGCGTGTGACCACCGTTCGATACATTCCAAGTAACAAGGCTACCACTTGATGTAAGAGGCTGACCTGTAGATGTTGTAATGTTAATTGTGCTTGTTTCACTAAATACTGTGTCATGCAAGTTATTATTAGCGTCGGTAATAACTAGGTCACCCTGAATCGAATAAGCATCCGTTGAATCTGTAGGTAAACCGTTATTATCAGGGATACCATTCATTAAACCTTCTTCAGACAGGCTTACCGACTGATTCCTAACAATAGGAGCAACTTCATTATCTAGTATTGAGCCAGTACCTGTATCACCGCCAATACTGATCGTGTAATTTTCGGTATTTTCTACAAGAACATCATCTAATGTAGGAACAATGACCTTAAAGTTAGATACATGTTTAGGCACTATAATAAATTGTTTATCAGCACTCAGTTTAACGCCATCCGTAAACGAAATGTCTGCTTTTTTAACATCACTACTATTTGGGAAGTTAAATGAATATTTAACTTCTATATCAGAAGAACCTGTAAGTGCAACGCTGTACTCCAACACACCACCTTCTTTAACAGCAAGAGCATCGGACACACTTATTGCGGGTTTATCAGAAGCATCTTCATTTATAGAGCCCGTAGCTGATACACCATGCTGACCGTGATTAATGATTACATCTTTACTAGCATCAGTTGAAGATTGGAAAGGTATCTCACTCAACTTAATCCCAAAGTCTTCTGATGTTTCGAAACGGTTATCATTTACTGTATCTACATTAACTTTGAAATCCGTAACTCTCGCAGGAAGCGTGAATGTGCCATCCACTTCATTTACCGAAATAGTCTTAATCACTCCGCCAGAAACATAAGTGACTGTAACCCCAGCAAACGGTTTACTAATGTCCGCGGCTAAATCCTCAAGGTTTGCTTTGCCAACGCCATTAGAAAATTCAAACTCGACTTTCATCTCAATCGAGGCTTCAGACACCTTCGATAGTTGCCCATCAAATACGGCCGTGTTTCCTTCATCAACAGCATTAGCATTCGTCAATGTAAGCGTAGGGTTATCTGTATGATCTAACTTGATTGTACCCTGACCTTTCAGATCAGAATTAGCTTCATCAATACTTGACGTTCCGCCGACCTGAGATTTTGTATCTACAATGTGTAGTCCAAAACGTTCAGTCCATTCAAATTTATCGTCTTGCACGGTTTGAACTGTTACACGAAGCTCAGTTCTTCCTGCCGGAATTTCTACATAACCGTTAACGACGTTAGCAACTTGGAATACACCGTTAGCATCTTTGTATTCGTAAGTTAGGCTATTGGTATCAATATCATCAAATTCGGTATCGTAACCATTCGTTGTCGCTTCAAATTTAACATACTGTTTTTCAGACGAAGCTTCATTTAATGTCACTTTAAAGGATGCTTTATCACCTTCATTCACAGGCACAGCATCGTGTACTTTGATTGTTACGTCGTTGTCTTTGATTGAACTAACAGCCCTATTTGAACCATTTAGACCAGGCTTCGCTTGTTCGAAGACCGAGCCTGTGTCCAAATTTGAAATTGTAACAGCTAACTCTTCTTGTGTTTCTTTCAAAGGATCATTAATCGTCTGCACTTTGAAGCTGGTGCTGTTGCCCGTCACCGTTACGCTGCTTGGTAAGAGACTGGTGTCCGCGCCGCCTGCCGCTGCGCCACTCCAGTTCAGAGCCACGTCCACCGATTGACCCGCTGGTACGTCGACCACGTTGCCGGCCTTGTCCACTAACGTGATGGTGTACGTCAGTTCGCCACCTTCCGTCACGCTCGCTTGGTCTACGCTGATTTGCGCAAACACCGTGTCTTTCGGATTTGGATCCGTTGGGTCTGTTGTGGTTTCGTCAGTGATGGTGCTGTTCGCTTGACCGGCATTACCGGCGGCTGCCGCCACTTGCTCAAAGCTGTTGTCGGTGTCGGTCACGCCCGTCACTTGAACGTTCAGCGCTTCGCTGCCTTCATTCAACGCATCGTCGGTTGTCTGCACTTTAAAGTTGGCGCTGTGGTTGCCGCCCGTTACCGTTACGCTGCTTGGTAAGAGACTGGTGTCCGCGCCGCCTGCCGCTGCGCCACTCCAGTTCAGAGCCACGTCCACCGATTGACCCGCTGGCACGTCAACCACGTTGCCGGCCTTGTC harbors:
- a CDS encoding class I SAM-dependent methyltransferase, which translates into the protein MTPSIHLAKGRDKSLRRKHPWVFSRGIDKVEGEPQSGETVDVYAQNGQWLAKAAYSPESQIRARVWTFEKKEINKAFFVKRIQDAQSLREDIIERDGLTGYRLTAAESDGLPGITIDKYQDFLVCQLLSAGAEFNKSVLVEALIECFPDCNIYERSDVAVRKKEGLEQVVGVLHGEEPPKSVVIEENGVKISVNIMEGHKTGFYMDQRDSRKESMKYVKGKDVLNCFSYTGGFGLYALKGDAKRVINADVSQLALDTAKFNAELNEFDISKKRAVFLNADVFKLLREYRDQGTKFDVVIMDPPKFVSSKNNLTSGANGYKDVNMLAMQILNPGGTLLTYSCSGLMGTDLFQKIIADAALDAGRTVKFVERFEQAADHLTDTAYPEGFYLKGFACKVL